gatcatgattaaataaaattgatgtaaaatcttaatttatccaccatgataaaaatatctatcatggcaaatattttaggCGATACTCGCAAAAATTACGACCAACAAGCATGGCAGGGCCGTAGtcaaaatgattattttattataattatttatttttaaccatgacaattatctatgattaaatattatatttttatagtgtaATTTTTGCAccattatacatatatattactatattataaaaaaataattataactctTGGTGCTTGCTAACgaatgtttgaaaattatatcgtgccaaaaagagaattatagtattttatataaatatatatatatagacgattctaataaaattatcgcttaatactattattttttatcgtaattttttaattttattatattgatacttTTGAATCCTCGATCAACCACActagtaaaattaatattaattgacaATACTTGCCCcgctttcaatttttttataaatgaaaaaagaaaacatatatatgaacCATATTATGCATGACCTTTCAAAAAATACGTGTATTTTTTCCGACTAAAATAATAGGTTTTtcataagtaaaaaaattaaaatacatagatATTAGTAGCTTTGCTCAACTTTTTCCATCCCCATCCcatctctaaaaatattacttttatacccaaaagaaaaagaggaattaatttgctaaagttttttctttttgcttttgtttcatCAAACTCTTCATTGTAGCCACAAGAACATATGACAAATGCCTAAGTCCGAACAAGAATTTTGGAAAGTGAAATGGAAAAGGAGAAGGTAAGAAAGAGACAGCCTCCCATGTCCTAAACATCCCTTTTGGATCTTGAATGAGACATGGATGGGCTGTTTGGCTGAGTTTATTTGAAGCagctatattttataaaatatttttaaaagtttaaaaatattgagatttttatttttaaattaaatttttaaagtgttctggataaataaaatattcggGAATTTGACATAATAACCTTCTTATGTTATAATAACGACGATAAAGCCATCAAACTGTTACCATAAAAAATCGtgtaataagtatttattttcttttcaagggAAAAACACGTTAATTGtttgaagggtaaaattgtaaaaataaaatattaaccgGTGTTTTTGTCTCttgaatgataaaataaaaggtctaaaaaatcttataaaaagaatatggattgaatttattttttttaaaaaaaaatatgatatctAATACCtcctaaaaatattctttactAAATTCAGCACAAAAAGGTGGGCCCCCACTAGACAACTCAGCAGACCAAGACTTTCTGAACCCAAAACAAGGTATAAAATCCCATAAATTGTTTCTCATTCATAACTAGCAGGCCCAAAAAGTAAACACAATACAGCAAGCCAAGTCATCATACAGTAGGGCGGCCACGTCATACAGATGGCTAACACATTAACACACATCATAGTAAAAAATCACCAAATAACTTCAAGAAGTCCGACTGGAATTGGCTCTTTAGTCAGCGAGTAACTGCAACCCTATATACTTGGGCAGATTAAGCAATGCTTGGTCAAACAGTCATATTTTTGTCTAGATAAATCCAAacctcattattattttttgttgcaaaGCTAACACATATAGCTATCTAATAGCACTGGATTTACCCCAAATAACTCTCAGTCTACAAATGCCTATAAATTGATGCATGATGCAGTTATTTTGATAACACAAACCATCACAGTCAAACTCTCATTTTCTAAGCTATTTTCAGCACTCCTCACAATTCTCACTTTCATGTTATTTTTCACcatcattctcattttaattcaacttttctatttatttattcaattagaACGTTAGTGATTTAAACCATTgaaatactaacatttattttGTAGGGCTAGTCCTccgataattttaaaattgtttgaaatCTTTTGATCTTTGTGGTACTGGTGAAATTCGGCATGCATTAATATCctaaaacattttatttataaaatcttatcaactttttaaagaaaaagattatcaAACGATAATGAATTCAGCCAAACACACACCTACCTTTATCACGAATAAGGGTCCCTGTTGCCACGTGGCATACGCCCATGTAGTCAGATTGTGAGTATTGCGCAACCCCAATTGGGCCGCCAAAAGAGATGGTCCAATCTGATCTCTTTATCATAGTTTGGTTAAGGTGGTCCAGGTGGTCCGCTCAACACACCTGCTCTGCTCATCCCTCACCCTTTCTTAACGTTTTCTCTtcgtttttataatttgtgatAGCTACACCAGACTaaggtatttattttttttaaaaaaaaaggaaaaaaactatatatatatatatatatatatatatatatctttaggCCTATTATAATGTGATTTTAgctttattataaaatactataaacCGACAAGTTCACTTAATTTAGGACCAGGTCAATCAGGTAACCGTTCAACCAACAATcgagaaattcaaaaaaataaaatattttttaggctAGTTCAATTTTATAGATCGAATCGAACCGTTTTATAGACCTGGTAATAATTTAGTCTGTCCAAGTTGAGTCATAATACATTGGTTACAGGTACACATTTATTGTTATAAGATCTAACTCTTTCATCTCTTCCAAATTCAGAAcccaaaataatttagatattGGAGGCTCGAATTGAAGGTCACATCAATAAATCCAtcgtattttattaaaatttaaaagggataaatataatttgcctcCTGAATTATTCTTAGAGTAGCATTTACTccctaaactaacaaatataatactcaCCCCCTACAACAAAATTTTTGGACATTATTGTCTTtgtgttatataatatatatagtttaaaggatttctttttttttttaatattttgcattttatttgaattaaaaaaaattaactgaaaaaaatatatattttagttataataaattaaaatataattcgtAAGTTAAAtaactcaaattttattacattttctaCATACTCAAAAGTTAAGTAAtgaataagtataataaataccGGAAAGACGTTCATGTAAAATCACTTTtagaaagtaaataaataagttgatatatataataaatacacaacGAGTATAATATCCTTACAACTCTTATATACTTTTAAAGAGAAATTAGCAAAGTATGTGCTTACAAAAAGTTAAAcacttttaacaaaaaaatgaaaaaatacgtttttgtcatattatatatatatatatatatatatttaaagaaaaagatatgtAATTACtcttttgtatataaaaagataaatagtTAATATCTTGATTTTGTTCTATTACTACATTACATTCCTCGTATTGACAAAAATTGTAAGAAGTAACTCATATTTCATAAGACTCCATCGGCAATAGATCTCCCGATGAGTTCCAACTCTGCCTCTGGGATTCGCGGAAATCCGTTAACTGGACATGCCTGTCGCCTTCAACTCTACCATTCTTGATACCTGCATCCGCCGTTGTCCTCACGCCATACATTTTCCTTcccctttctttcttttcttgtttttcttgggATAATACAATGCACTTTCATAagatttgctataattatacGTTAATTcttgtgatttaaaatattatatttaatacccctaacttttgtttattttcgaaaaataaattcctccatttgttaatatttgtaaaaaagttgaatgcaTATCTATATTTAACTCTAGCTGACTTTTTACTGACATATTGTAGGTCAAAAATAAATACGTTTTaacctaattaatttttatatatcctCACACGTTGATGCATATAATAAGTTATATCTTCacctttataaaaatattttagtttgacCTGCAATGAGTGAACATAAGTCAGTTGccatattatgatttttattttgaattttagctaatatcaacaaattcaataaattttcttaatgtCAACCATAGCCATCTCGTCTAGTCTCGATGCTAACGCCTTAACGGTTCCCCAATAGGCGAACGGAGGCTGGCCCGGGAACCTCTAGCAATAGCTGCGACTACTTTTTATGATCACTTAAGCAAATAGAAATACCCCATTTTATGCCAAAGAAGGCCCCTTTCGGAACAGCCCCTTATAGTTTCCCTTCGATGCTTTTTGAAGTTTTGATCTAACaaatgattaatttgttagacaaatATAAACGTCAagagtattaaatataatttttcaaatcacaaggattctacatataattgcaTCAAACCTCGTAGAGAACGGTGTGACTATCctcttttttaagaaaaaggataattacactctgaTCCCCtaattttgttgtaattatatgtaatctcctattttttttaaaaatagcaTCTAGTAGCCTTGagatttgttttcatctaTCAAACGAATCCCTCTGCTAGTCAAATTTAACcgaattttttgatattagtaaaaaataggataaaaacTCATATTTACCCCCAGATagacttaatatttatttattacaggtcaattaaattttttatgatcaaattacccctCGTACATCTTCACGCATAATACACGTGATGatgtatatcttcactgttataagagtagtttagttagaaaaaatttatataacctacaataaatcagtaataaattaatttgataaatataaatcgtcattaattttgtattaatatcaacaaattcaataaatttatcatcGAAAgaacctatttgttagacgaaaacaaataAAGAGTACTAAAACCATTGAGAATTTACACATAATTGCACCAACGTTCGTAACAGGTAATTATCCCTTGAGAAAATGTTTCAATTGTGAACtcttcatacatatatacgtGAGCACACAAGAATATTAATGAATGATAtcttattcttaattaattatggtctCCTGTTTTTCTGCTAATTCAATGCATGCACTACTCTAACATGTTTTCTTAGATTTTCAATGTAGAGGTACTATGATGTTTCTGTGTTTTCTAAAAGCAATGGCTTTACGatcaatgcaaaaattttgagttttttggAGTGACAAGGATTTGAGGTTCATCTCACCTTCGTCGGGAACATAATTTGTATAGAAAAAATACGATATGCATAGATTGTTCCACCGAGAGTACCAGGCAGTTGCATGCAACCAGAACCCTCAGGGCACAACCTCAGAGTACTAGTCTGCAGATGGTTATACTCCTTAAAAGCTAAAAACCAGATCAAGAATGCAGAAACTAAATCATACCACTAAAAACTGGGAAAGATCACAACAGGACGAGAGATTCTTGGAACAACAGTTAAATGGTATAGGAAATACGAAACATCTAAAGCCAAAGTCAAGAATCTACCAATCTACTGTTAATCGAAGCTACAGTACAATTTTTGTCTACTGAATGTAATAAAGGAGAttcttaaaataatgaaaatgcaTCCCACAATGTGTGAGATGTCTCCTTAAACAATGGGCTGACCTAGTGAAGGATGTCAGGAACTATCTTCATGAACGGGAACCACGTCTGCTAGCTGAGAGTTTGTTGATTAACAAATGAATCGCCTGAGGACacttaggaaaaaaatgccTGTACAAAGAACCAACAATAATCAGCAATAATCTATCCCAGAATGATAATCTCGACATAACTAGCAGTATAATCTTCCGACGAGCCCAGACAATCAATGCCAAAACTCATTACAGAAACCATTTCGCGGCCTCTTGCTGGATatgatgtctgaaaatgagtcAACCAACTGTCCTGCCAAACTACTTGGATCATCAATTAGTGTTTGAATAAATGTGTTGACCACTCTGCGCTCCTGCTCCGTTGATCTCAGACTGAACCATGTTAGCAACTTCAATCTAAAATCCTTCTTGATATAGCCCTCACATTCCAGCCAACGGATGATCTTTACACAGTATTCAAAGTTCTCATCCAAGCATCCAGACACAGCGTGGACTTGGAACGGAGATCCATTGGTCAAAGTGCTATCAGAATCTTGCATTTCCCCATTGGTGCTATTTCTCCTCTTTCGGCAACCATCTTCCTTGGAGTCAACAGCTGGTGCTTCTCCCGGTTTTCTCAGAACTTCATGAGAAAAAGCATCATCATCCGCCTCAACTGCTGGCCCGAAAGTGCAGCCATTACCTTCATCTCTGGATGACTCAACAGGGGGGGTAAACTCTTCGTTTAGATCGGGCACAGAAGCAACATTCAAGTCAAGCTGACGTGAAACAGATGGCAACCTTTGCTCCTGAGCTTCCACCTTAACTACGTCCGGAACATCATGAAAGCATTTCGGGATACCAGCACCACAAAATGACTCCAAACATCCTTGTTCTTGAGCCAGAGCTAGCCGCAAGATTTTTCCAAGGTCTCGAACCTTGAATCCTGAGTCCAATTCTATGTCTGTTGCAGTTCTGTGTTGTTGTTTGGAACGAGAACTCCCTTCGTTATGTGAATTCTCCTTCTCAGGGATTCCTGCTACACAGTTAGAGTTCTTGTGAATTATTTCGACACTCTTCGTGAAGCACTTGACCTCAGAGTGTCCAAAGTCACCAGTGTCAGTATAAGATACTATCCGGATGGAGTACTCTGTGCAAGGCTGCAGATTTGATATGCAAATTCTCCTCTTATCTCTTGGGAAATCAGAAGCAGGCTCTTTAGGGTAAATCTCTTCCTTTGTCCTTCGGTACCAGAGTCTGTAGCCCTTAATATCATCATGGGATGACGTTGATAATTCAATCAACAGAACAATAATTGATGAAGATGTCACTTCCTCGAACACGAATTTGCAAGCCGCAGGAAGTGAACTTTCTGCCAAAGGAGAAAATAGTAAAGTTGAGCATTATGACCAAAATTTCTTTCATGACCAAAATGTAACACATATTACcagttaaattaattcctgTTGTAGACTTCAAGGCCATCAATTCATCAGCTTTTTCAAGTGCAAGAGAGCAGAGGCTCTGTACATCAACTGCTACAGAGAGTCTACTAACAATGCCCCGAGCCATCTTCGCCGAAACTCCATCAACTGGGCCCACCTCTGTTTCCAACTTGGCTTTTGCTTCTCTAACAAATTCATGGAGTTCATTAAACCTGGAAGTACCATCCAGGAGCCTGTAGCTCAGGAATATCCTATAACATAGCACATCAACACGGCGAGCATCCTTCGCTATAACTAACTGCTTCTTCCAGCATCTGGCAAACATATGATGTTAGAAAGCCGCAAAACCacatttgaatatatttataatctagTAATTAAGCTCTCCATTACCTATGCTACATCATTATCTGAAAAATAGAGTGAAACTTGAAAGCAAATATATTTAGTGCCAGTCGGAAACAAAAGGCCATATCTATCAACGAGTTCGGTTTTTCAACAGCTGCCATGCAATGATATTTTTTGCAGCTAACAAATGTTTCAGACTTGAAAGTCGAGAGGTATATGCAACTAAATTGCTTCAAGAGAATGAAC
The nucleotide sequence above comes from Sesamum indicum cultivar Zhongzhi No. 13 linkage group LG11, S_indicum_v1.0, whole genome shotgun sequence. Encoded proteins:
- the LOC105173310 gene encoding VIN3-like protein 1, translated to MAEQLPKAIKKGSKPHEIKKASSSPKDQHTLSKKQQRKGENPIRIPPSPEPCVDLRCSNSWICKNSACRATLSADDTFCKRCSCCICHLFDDNKDPSLWLECTSESGQGDSCGLSCHIECALQRGKVGVVDLGLLMQLDGSYCCASCGKVSGILGCWKKQLVIAKDARRVDVLCYRIFLSYRLLDGTSRFNELHEFVREAKAKLETEVGPVDGVSAKMARGIVSRLSVAVDVQSLCSLALEKADELMALKSTTGINLTESSLPAACKFVFEEVTSSSIIVLLIELSTSSHDDIKGYRLWYRRTKEEIYPKEPASDFPRDKRRICISNLQPCTEYSIRIVSYTDTGDFGHSEVKCFTKSVEIIHKNSNCVAGIPEKENSHNEGSSRSKQQHRTATDIELDSGFKVRDLGKILRLALAQEQGCLESFCGAGIPKCFHDVPDVVKVEAQEQRLPSVSRQLDLNVASVPDLNEEFTPPVESSRDEGNGCTFGPAVEADDDAFSHEVLRKPGEAPAVDSKEDGCRKRRNSTNGEMQDSDSTLTNGSPFQVHAVSGCLDENFEYCVKIIRWLECEGYIKKDFRLKLLTWFSLRSTEQERRVVNTFIQTLIDDPSSLAGQLVDSFSDIISSKRPRNGFCNEFWH